Proteins co-encoded in one Prunus persica cultivar Lovell chromosome G6, Prunus_persica_NCBIv2, whole genome shotgun sequence genomic window:
- the LOC18774326 gene encoding kinesin-like protein KIN-14F: MPQESHPNNSIFSSSPCKNMRGLKALVSNNEAPFANAEEFINDYELAQRKAEEAASRRYQAAEWLRKMDYGASETLSKEPSEEEFRLALRNGLILCNVLNKVNPGAVLKVVENPIMAVQSTEGAAQSAIQYFENMRNFLEAVNDMKLLTFEASDLEKGGSSSKVVDCILCLKGYYEWKQAGGIGVWRYGGTVRITSFPKGSLSSLGSESADESIDESESSQFEQLMEFLHLSSEVSTEESRAANALAFLFDRFGLGLIQAYLRETNGIEELPFNAMIIDTLLSKVVKDFSALLVSQGTQLGLFLKKLLRGDVGVLSKSEFVEAISQYLGQRSGLVSNDLSKFCICGGRGEAVQHNTSHSSVHEELIDIQQKQLEELKSSFQETRFEVKQVHSNWEGELRRLEHHIKGLEVASSSYQKVIEENRALYNQVQDLKGSIRVYCRVRPFLPWQSNSQSTVDYIGENGTIMIVNPVKQGKDARRVFTFNKVFRTNVTQEHIYADTQPLVRSVLDGYNACIFAYGQTGSGKTYTMSGPDLTTEESWGVNYRALRDLFQISKARVDIVRYEVAVQMIEIYNEQVRDLLVSDGSNRRLDIRNKSQLNGLNVPDASLVPVTCTQDVLELMKIGQKNRAVGATALNERSSRSHSVLTVHIYGKELATGSILRGCLHLVDLAGSERVDKSEAVGERLKEAQHINRSLSALGDVISALAQKSTHVPYRNSKLTQVLQDSLGGAAKTMMFVHINPELNALGETISTLKFAERVASIELGAARSNKETGEIRELKEEISNLKLALERKEAELEQVKGGSRNTIDSQKPRAVSPFRLPRNGINNISRPETCQRPLDDTKISEARSCSSGKQRRSRFPSAFAEKDITPKMPLLGEERLVISGKPRSPSPPVRRSISTDRGAFIKSRVKAETAENQPIAKLPFPARVPVNKSLATMPVIPSTDNNLRFSQEPPNHGDISDALNSFQKANFKKVCPEQEDEQFKQALNVRQGGIRKIKNESKAKAKQNRIPARIQKSDAVTTMFSDLDAGEKVEEARKSDFSEPENEHIPIGSPMHNSLMEKKLRHNLPRNYINLEPRGIVQAAEPLLAGKTENKLPNGGTRYQKEGSNMSMPEFRRSRSTPRGKFLLLP, from the exons ATGCCACAAGAAAGCCACCCAAATAATTCAATCTTCAGCTCATCACCTTGCAAGAACATGAGAGGGCTCAAGGCTTTGGTCTCTAACAATGAAGCTCCATTTGCAAACGCTGAGGAGTTCATCAATGACTATGAGTTGGCTCAAAGAAAAGCTGAAGAAGCAG CTTCAAGGAGATACCAAGCAGCAGAATGGCTGCGGAAGATGGACTATGGGGCATCAGAAACACTGTCCAAAGAGCCTTCTGAAGAAGAGTTCCGCCTTGCACTCCGCAACGGTCTTATTCTCTGCAATGTCCTCAACAAAGTCAATCCTGGAGCTGTTCTCAAG GTGGTGGAAAATCCCATTATGGCGGTTCAGTCGACAGAGGGGGCAGCACAGTCTGCAATTCAGTATTTTGAGAACATGAGGAATTTCCTGGAGGCCGTTAATGACATGAAGCTCTTGACATTTGAAGCTTCTGATCTGGAAAag GGAGGCTCATCGAGTAAAGTTGTAGACTGCATTCTATGTCTCAAAGGATATTATGAATGGAAGCAAGCAGGTGGAATTGGAGTTTGGAGGTATGGAGGGACTGTGAGGATCACATCCTTCCCAAAAGGGTCACTATCCTCCTTAGGTAGTGAAAGCGCTGATGAGTCCATAGATGAATCCGAGTCATCTCAGTTTGAGCAACTTATGgaatttcttcatctttctaGTGAGGTCTCAACTGAAGAATCCAGAGCTGCCAACGCTCTGGCTTTCCTTTTCGATCGTTTTGGACTTGGACTTATACAAGCTTACCTTCGAGAGACTAATGGGATTGAAGAGTTGCCCTTTAATGCAATG ATAATAGATACTTTGCTCAGTAAGGTAGTCAAGGATTTCTCAGCACTGCTTGTTTCTCAAGGCACTCAG CTTGGCCTTTTTCTAAAGAAACTACTGAGAGGAGATGTTGGTGTTCTATCAAAATCTGAATTTGTAGAAGCTATTTCACAATATCTTGGCCAAAGAAGTGGTTTGGTGTCAAATGACCTATCCAAATTCTGTATTTGTGGTGGGAGAGGTGAGGCTGTTCAGCATAATACGAGTCACTCATCTGTTCATGAAGAACTAATTGACATTCAACAGAAACAGCTGGAG GAGCTAAAGTCATCTTTCCAAGAGACGAGATTTGAAGTCAAACAAGTTCATTCAAACTGGGAGGGGGAGCTTAGAAGGCTTG AGCATCATATTAAAGGCCTTGAAGTGGCATCCTCTTCCTACCAAAAAGTTATAGAAGAGAACCGAGCTCTCTACAATCAAGTCCAAGATCTCAAAG GATCAATTAGAGTATATTGCAGAGTCAGGCCCTTCTTACCATGGCAATCAAATAGCCAGTCCACTGTGGATTATATTGGAGAAAATGGAACTATTATGATTGTCAACCCCGTTAAACAGGGCAAAGATGCAAGAAGGGTATTTACATTTAACAAGGTGTTCAGAACAAATGTCACACAAG AGCATATATATGCTGACACTCAGCCACTGGTCAGGTCTGTTTTAGACGGTTATAATGCATGCATATTCGCATACGGGCAGACTGGTTCGGGGAAAACATACACAATG AGTGGCCCTGATTTGACAACTGAAGAGTCATGGGGTGTGAACTATAGAGCCCTGCGGGACTTATTTCAAATTTCGAAGGCCAGGGTTGACATAGTAAGATATGAAGTTGCAGTACAGATGATAGAAATATACAACGAACAAGTGAGAGACCTTTTAGTCAGTGATGGCTCTAACAGAAG GTTAGATATAAGAAACAAGTCTCAATTGAACGGCCTAAATGTACCTGATGCAAGTTTGGTTCCAGTGACCTGTACTCAAGATGTTCTTGAGTTGATGAAAATCGGGCAAAAGAATCGCGCTGTTGGTGCCACAGCTCTAAATGAGAGGAGCAGCCGGTCTCATAG TGTTTTAACAGTTCATATATATGGAAAGGAGTTGGCTACAGGATCTATTCTTAGGGGCTGCCTCCATCTTGTGGATTTGGCTGGGAGTGAGAGGGTTGATAAGTCTGAGGCCGTTGGCGAGAGACTAAAAGAAGCCCAGCATATAAATAGATCACTTTCTGCACTTGGAGATGTCATCTCTGCTCTTGCACAAAAGAGCACACATGTTCCCTACAGAAATAGCAAACTTACTCAAGTCTTGCAAGATTCTTTAG GTGGAGCTGCCAAAACAATGATGTTTGTACATATAAATCCTGAACTCAATGCTCTTGGGGAGACAATCAGTACACTCAAGTTTGCTGAGAGGGTTGCGTCCATAGAACTTGGGGCAGCTAGATCGAATAAAGAAACGGGTGAAATCCGGGAACTTAAAGAAGAG ATATCAAATCTTAAACTGGCATTGGAGAGAAAAGAAGCTGAGTTAGAGCAAGTCAAAGGAGGTTCACGAAACACCATTGACTCCCAAAAGCCAAGAGCCGTTTCACCTTTTCGTCTTCCaagaaatggtattaacaacaTTTCAAGGCCCGAAACCTGTCAGCGACCCTTGGACGATACTAAGATTTCTGAG GCAAGAAGTTGTTCTTCGGGCAAGCAGAGGAGGTCGAGGTTTCCCTCAGCATTCGCTGAGAAAGATATTACACCGAAGATGCCGTTACTAGGTGAAGAAAGATTGGTGATCTCTGGAAAGCCCAGATCTCCATCCCCTCCAGTTAGGAGATCAATATCTACTGATAGAGGGGCCTTCATTAAAAGCAGAGTCAAGGCTGAGACAGCAGAAAACCAACCAATTGCGAAACTACCATTTCCAGCTAGAGTACCCGTCAATAAATCACTTGCGACTATGCCAGTGATCCCATCAACTGACAACAACTTGAGGTTTTCACAAGAACCACCAAATCATGGGGATATATCTGATGCATTAAACAGCTTCCAGAAGGCCAACTTCAAGAAAGTTTGTCCAGAACAAGAAGATGAGCAGTTTAAGCAAGCTCTTAATGTAAGACAAGGCGGTATTAGAAAAATCAAGAACGAGAGCAAGGCTAAGGCCAAGCAGAACCGAATACCAGCTAGAATTCAAAAGTCTGATGCAGTGACAACAATGTTTTCTGACTTGGATGCTGGTGAAAAGGTGGAAGAAGCTCGAAAGAGTGACTTCTCTGAGCCAGAAAATGAGCATATCCCCATTGGTTCACCCATGCATAATTCTTTGATGGAGAAAAAGCTTCGTCACAACTTGCCAAGGAACTATATAAACCTGGAACCACG AGGCATAGTGCAAGCAGCAGAACCCTTATTGGCTgggaaaactgaaaacaagCTTCCAAATGGTGGAACACGGTATCAAAAAGAAGGCAGTAACATGTCCATGCCTGAATTCAGAAGAAGCCGGTCTACACCTCGTGGGAAATTTTTATTACTACCTTGA
- the LOC109949551 gene encoding uncharacterized protein LOC109949551 isoform X2 has protein sequence MLVPPASSRRHRHAPTRRRTCTGRSSPETGRESAVFTRTSSPSFSFVSQPNRSSKAPEDRQNHKRDLQRVQLARTSSCRSAQASTTGPLLASAPPRNVGFYCKSS, from the exons ATGTTGGTACCACCAGCTTCGTCTCGTCGCCACCGTCATGCCCCGACCCGTCGCCGCACCTGCACCGGCCGGAGCTCGCCGGAAACTGGACGAGAATCGGCGGTTTTCACCCgaacttcatctccttcgttCTCCTtcgtttctcaaccaaatcgttcgagtaag GCACCAGAGGACCGGCAGAACCACAAGAGGGACCTTCAAAgggtccagctagctcggaccagca GCTGTAGAAGTGCACAGGCATCCACCACTGGGCCACTCCTAGCTTCGGCACCACCAAGAAACGTAGgattttattgtaaaagttcTTGA
- the LOC109949551 gene encoding uncharacterized protein LOC109949551 isoform X1 produces MKKIRSKYREGQNGNLKKIRFYLFLLPSLSSFLSPLSLSPLPSRASRAPSSLPAPPVATTGHADLRCWYHQLRLVATVMPRPVAAPAPAGARRKLDENRRFSPELHLLRSPSFLNQIVRVSFINLIFMGNKAPEDRQNHKRDLQRVQLARTSSCRSAQASTTGPLLASAPPRNVGFYCKSS; encoded by the exons ATGAAGaagatacgatcaaaataccgcgaagggcaaaacggtaatttgaaaaaaatcagattttatctcttccttctcccttctctctcctcatttctctctcctctctctctctctcccctcccgTCGCGCGCAAGCCGTGCGCCCTCTTCCCTTCCAGCGCCTCCCGTCGCCACCACAGGGCACGCCGATCTCCGATGTTGGTACCACCAGCTTCGTCTCGTCGCCACCGTCATGCCCCGACCCGTCGCCGCACCTGCACCGGCCGGAGCTCGCCGGAAACTGGACGAGAATCGGCGGTTTTCACCCgaacttcatctccttcgttCTCCTtcgtttctcaaccaaatcgttcgagtaag ttttattaatttaatctttatGGGTAATAAGGCACCAGAGGACCGGCAGAACCACAAGAGGGACCTTCAAAgggtccagctagctcggaccagca GCTGTAGAAGTGCACAGGCATCCACCACTGGGCCACTCCTAGCTTCGGCACCACCAAGAAACGTAGgattttattgtaaaagttcTTGA
- the LOC18772408 gene encoding uridine kinase-like protein 3, whose protein sequence is MIMGSNSVVDMIEASSGVHFSGFHMDGLEQRQKVEQPTTSAHENMHKQPFVIGVAGGAASGKTTVCDMIIQQLHDQRVVLVNQDSFYHNLTEEELKRVHEYNFDHPDAFDTEKLLSSMDKLKHGQAVDIPNYDFKSYKNSVFPARRVNPSDVIILEGILVFHDPRVRELMNMKIFVDTDADVRLARRIRRDTVEKGRDIGTVLDQYSNFVKPAFDDFILPTKKYADIIIPRGGDNHIAVDLIVQHIRTKLGQHDLCKIYPNLYVIHSTFQIRGMHTLIRDAQTTKHDFVFYSDRLIRLVVEHGLGHLPFTEKQVITPTGSVYIGVDFCKRLCGVSIIRSGESMENALRACCKGIKIGKILIHREGDNGQQLIYEKLPNDISERHVLLLDPILGTGNSAVQAISLLLKKGVPESNIIFLNLISAPQGVHMVCKRFPRIKIVTSEIESGLNEDFRVVPGMGEFGDRYFGTDDDDQQVVSPSV, encoded by the exons ATGATCATGGGTTCAAATTCAGTTGTGGATATGATAGAGGCCTCCTCAGGGGTTCATTTTTCTGGATTTCATATGGATGGTTTAGAGCAAAGACAGAAGGTGGAGCAACCAACAACCTCAGCACATGAAAACATGCATAAGCAGCCTTTTGTTATTG GGGTTGCTGGCGGGGCAGCTTCTGGTAAGACGACAGtttgtgatatgattataCAGCAGCTTCATGATCAGCGGGTTGTTCTTGTTAACCAG GATTCCTTTTATCATAATCTGACTGAGGAGGAACTTAAACGAGTACATGAATACAACTTTGACCATCCTG ATGCATTCGACACTGAGAAACTATTATCTTCGATGGATAAGTTGAAGCATGGACAAGCAGTAGATATTCCAAATTATGATTTCAAAAGTTACAAAAATAGCGTGTTTCCAGCTAGAAGG GTAAACCCTTCAGATGTCATTATTTTGGAAGGCATTCTTGTTTTCCATGATCCACGTGTTCGAGAGTTGATGAATATGAAGATATTTGTTGATACAG ATGCTGATGTTCGGTTGGCTAGGAGGATAAGGCGTGATACAGTTGAAAAGGGAAGGGATATTGGTACTGTTCTTGATCAG TACTCAAATTTTGTTAAGCCTGCTTTTGATGACTTTATTCTTCCAACGAAGAAGTATGCTGATATCATAATTCCTCGTGGTGGAGATAATCACATAGCTGTTGATTTGATTGTACAACATATTCGTACTAAGCTTGGTCAACATGACCTTTGTAAAATTTATCCAAACTTATATGTCATTCACTCAACCTTTCAG ATACGGGGCATGCATACCCTCATACGCGATGCTCAAACAACAAAgcatgattttgttttctattctGACAGGTTGATTCGTTTG GTTGTTGAACATGGCCTGGGACATCTACCATTTACTGAAAAGCAGGTGATCACTCCAACTG GGTCTGTGTATATTGGTGTGGATTTTTGTAAGAGGTTATGTGGCGTATCTATCATTAGGAG TGGTGAGAGCATGGAGAATGCTTTGCGAGCATGTTGTAAAGGTATCAAGATTGGAAAGATTCTTATTCATAGAGAAGGGGATAATGGTCAGCAG CTGATTTATGAAAAACTACCCAACGACATTTCAGAGAGGCATGTATTACTGTTGGATCCTATCCTGGGCACAG GGAATTCGGCTGTTCAAGCTATTTCTCTACTCTTAAAGAAGGGCGTACCAGAGTCCAACATTATATTTCTGAATCTCATATCT GCACCTCAAGGTGTGCATATGGTTTGCAAACGCTTCCCCAGAATAAAGATTGTGACATCTGAGATTGAAAGTGGTCTCAATGAAGATTTTCGTGTCGTACCCGGAATGGGTGAGTTTGGGGACCGATATTTTGGAACTGATGACGATGATCAACAAGTGGTATCTCCTTCGGTGTAA
- the LOC18773278 gene encoding uncharacterized protein LOC18773278: MFALLSPSCILIWSFNFTYQTLTRSKKSFIEILDNEIGAYDRWAARGEDAMLPHVKLEEFRIGSQFWILKRKHVRVVVGDHRLWSKFKLPCQRWDTCYPEENYFPTLLNMREPGGCVPATLMHVDWRGRFDGHPRTYEASDLGPDLITSLRNDRPKYDDEKESDNGSDWSLTKLRDPFLFASKFPPDAIGLLMSMASDVIFKD, encoded by the coding sequence ATGTTCGCgcttctctctccttcttgCATCCTCATCtggtccttcaacttcacGTACCAAACCCTCACCCGATCGAAGAAGAGTTTCATCGAGATTCTAGATAACGAGATCGGGGCGTATGACAGGTGGGCAGCGCGTGGGGAGGACGCAATGCTGCCGCATGTGAAGCTAGAGGAGTTTCGGATCGGGTCTCAATTCTGGATCCTGAAGCGGAAGCACGTGAGGGTGGTTGTGGGTGACCACCGGCTCTGGTCTAAGTTCAAGCTACCGTGCCAGCGTTGGGACACATGTTACCCAGAGGAAAATTACTTTCCTACCCTCCTGAACATGAGAGAACCAGGCGGGTGCGTGCCCGCTACCCTTATGCACGTGGATTGGCGCGGGAGATTCGATGGCCACCCCCGAACATATGAGGCCTCCGACTTGGGGCCTGATCTGATCACCTCCCTGAGAAATGACAGGCCGAAATACGATGACGAGAAGGAGAGCGACAACGGCTCTGATTGGTCCTTGACGAAACTGCGAGACCCGTTTCTGTTCGCAAGCAAGTTCCCGCCGGATGCGATTGGACTGTTGATGAGTATGGCCAGTGATGTCATCTTCAAGGATTAA
- the LOC18775114 gene encoding uncharacterized protein LOC18775114 translates to MSHQLVEAAPFSIPKSPSAEKVCQEQETDKAAPQSAITYVYQVKLAELYCNVTATWCKNHTSHSLCITMEKPCQNNQCCTCKVDLNSCQFWGKKGLKSFEVDGRRVDVYWDFRQAKFSSTPEPCSDYYVALVSKQEVVLLLGDLMEDAYKRTRSRASSEDAKLMYKKENVSGKRLFCTKAMLEEGKKEHDIVIETSLSGPDEPEMWISIDGTVAIQIMNLHWRFRGNETVMLNDVPVEIFWDVHDWLFSSLGTSHGFFIFKPSRLDGDYSSGSPSQYNSPKGSSSPTTGFCHFLYAWKTE, encoded by the coding sequence ATGTCTCATCAACTTGTTGAAGCCGCACCCTTTTCAATCCCAAAATCACCATCTGCCGAGAAAGTGTGCCAGGAACAGGAAACAGATAAAGCAGCTCCACAAAGCGCCATCACCTATGTCTATCAAGTCAAACTAGCAGAATTGTACTGCAATGTCACAGCAACATGGTGCAAAAACCACACCAGCCATTCCCTCTGCATCACAATGGAAAAGCCATGTCAAAATAATCAGTGCTGCACTTGCAAGGTTGACTTAAACTCTTGTCAATTTTGGGGCAAGAAAGGTCTCAAATCCTTCGAGGTAGATGGAAGACGAGTAGATGTGTACTGGGATTTTCGACAGGCAAAATTCTCCAGCACCCCGGAGCCATGCTCAGATTATTATGTCGCGCTGGTCTCCAAACAAGAGGTGGTCTTACTGCTAGGGGATTTAATGGAAGATGCTTATAAGAGGACCAGATCAAGAGCATCATCAGAAGATGCTAAGTTGATGTACAAGAAGGAAAATGTGAGTGGGAAAAGATTGTTCTGCACCAAAGCCATGTTGGaggaagggaaaaaagaacATGACATTGTCATTGAGACATCATTATCCGGGCCTGATGAGCCTGAAATGTGGATTAGCATAGACGGGACGGTGGCCATTCAGATTATGAATTTGCATTGGAGGTTTAGAGGGAATGAAACTGTGATGCTGAATGATGTCCCAGTTGAAATTTTCTGGGATGTGCATGATTGGTTGTTTAGTAGCTTAGGCACAAGCCATGGCTTTTTTATCTTCAAGCCATCCAGACTAGATGGAGACTACAGCAGTGGCAGCCCCAGCCAATATAACTCACCAAAAGGGAGCTCATCACCAACCACAGGGTTTTGCCATTTTCTTTATGCTTGGAAAACTGAGTGA